In a genomic window of Thermosynechococcus sp. CL-1:
- a CDS encoding ABC transporter ATP-binding protein — MIQVEHLTKVYGTTVALRDVSFSAASGEILGLLGPNGAGKTTTMRILAGYLPATSGTASIAGYEVHTNPMAVRQRIGYLPENPPLYTEMTVAGYLHFVARIKGVSAGDRPQRVEYALKSCGLWDRQQTIIRKLSKGYRQRVGIAQAIVHDPPAIILDEPTVGLDPRQIIEVRNLIKNLAGQHTVILSTHILAEVSMTCDRAVIINKGEVAGIGKLDELLQRLSGSYTYDLELLGDRAAIESLLQQLPALQQITWGNSTPQGRQQLQVSSPSEIGADLATLLVQNGVQLFEMRRSRANLEEVFLKLTTDEPSDTTEEARA, encoded by the coding sequence ATGATTCAGGTCGAACACCTGACCAAGGTTTACGGTACAACCGTCGCGCTGCGGGATGTCAGCTTTTCAGCGGCCAGTGGTGAGATTCTCGGTCTCCTCGGCCCCAATGGCGCAGGCAAAACCACCACAATGCGGATTTTGGCGGGGTATCTACCGGCAACGAGTGGCACAGCATCTATTGCAGGCTATGAAGTCCACACGAATCCGATGGCGGTGCGGCAGCGCATTGGCTATCTGCCAGAAAATCCCCCCCTCTATACGGAAATGACGGTGGCGGGCTATTTGCACTTTGTGGCTCGCATCAAGGGCGTCAGTGCGGGCGATCGCCCCCAGCGGGTGGAATATGCTCTCAAAAGCTGCGGCCTCTGGGATCGGCAACAGACCATTATTCGCAAACTCTCGAAGGGCTATCGGCAGCGGGTCGGCATTGCCCAAGCGATCGTTCACGATCCGCCAGCCATCATTCTGGATGAACCCACGGTGGGTCTCGATCCGCGGCAAATTATTGAGGTGCGCAACCTGATTAAAAACTTGGCGGGACAGCATACAGTGATTCTTTCCACCCATATTTTGGCGGAAGTGAGCATGACCTGCGATCGCGCCGTGATTATCAATAAAGGCGAAGTGGCGGGCATTGGCAAACTGGATGAACTGCTGCAACGCCTCAGCGGTAGCTACACCTATGACCTCGAACTCTTGGGCGATCGCGCCGCTATTGAATCCCTCCTCCAACAGTTGCCTGCTCTGCAACAGATCACATGGGGCAATAGCACTCCCCAAGGGCGACAGCAACTGCAAGTCAGCAGTCCTTCAGAAATCGGTGCCGATCTCGCCACTCTCCTTGTCCAAAATGGGGTGCAACTCTTTGAAATGCGCCGCTCCCGTGCCAACCTAGAGGAGGTGTTCTTGAAGCTAACGACCGATGAACCCAGCGATACCACCGAAGAAGCCCGTGCTTAG
- a CDS encoding HAD family hydrolase: protein MVRLSCRGHAFEPVAAVVFDKDGTLADVAEYLKELAIARAVKIAEHFPNLKALLLQAFGVIGDHLDPTGLQAVGTRQENQIAAAAFVATQGIPWIAALEQANAAFTAAEREFTAKAELTPPLPGVIELVQRLHGRGCALAIISSDRRSEIEAFLDTYHLKPFFQCWQGGDEPPTKPDPQVLLRVCDRLGVRPNQTVVIGDADSDGLMAQRGGAAGSIGVTWGWHRPPVLNYCDCILASPLEMQISAD, encoded by the coding sequence ATGGTACGGCTCTCCTGTCGCGGACACGCTTTTGAACCTGTGGCAGCGGTGGTGTTTGATAAGGATGGCACCCTCGCAGATGTTGCTGAGTACTTGAAAGAGCTGGCGATCGCCCGCGCTGTGAAAATTGCTGAACACTTTCCCAATCTCAAAGCGTTGCTACTTCAGGCCTTTGGGGTGATCGGCGACCATCTCGATCCCACTGGATTACAAGCGGTGGGGACACGGCAGGAGAACCAAATTGCCGCCGCAGCCTTTGTGGCCACACAGGGAATTCCTTGGATTGCTGCCTTAGAACAGGCAAATGCCGCCTTTACTGCCGCAGAGCGAGAATTTACTGCTAAAGCAGAGTTAACCCCACCCCTGCCGGGGGTCATTGAACTCGTGCAACGGCTCCATGGGCGAGGATGCGCGTTGGCGATTATCTCTAGCGATCGCAGGTCGGAAATCGAGGCTTTTTTAGACACCTATCACCTGAAGCCCTTTTTCCAATGCTGGCAGGGGGGAGATGAGCCACCCACGAAGCCCGATCCGCAGGTACTCCTGAGGGTGTGCGATCGCCTTGGGGTGCGACCCAATCAAACCGTGGTTATTGGCGATGCCGATAGTGATGGCCTCATGGCACAGCGGGGGGGTGCAGCGGGCAGCATTGGTGTTACGTGGGGTTGGCATCGGCCACCAGTGCTCAATTACTGTGATTGCATCCTTGCCTCACCCTTGGAGATGCAGATTAGTGCTGACTGA
- a CDS encoding chloride channel protein, whose translation MARASCPYPCLLLYALIIGLLGGCVATAFYLALKLGFALLWGTDPSQVSIGTWAHLYPYMPLLTAFGGLLVGLSVKFLGATEGLADAIAELHHEGRLSYRFLPGMALASSLSLLFGSSAGPESPMIDINGGLGSWFAERLHLPPESTRILTLCGMAAGMGVFFESPLGATLFVLEVPHRRSVEFYEAIIPALISAAAGFTLFRVITGTTIGDIYRFPAYDTLRPEDIGFAVLLGIIGAAVGTLFILVDRQIQRWLNPYRQYPLVLIVAVGFLIGLIALMHPITLFYGERQIEQVIQVVNRYSIGILLSVAFFKLVALSLCLRGGFRGGVVFPLFFVGACVGMAVHEALPNTPLSVALAGMMAAITVVVTKTPLGLAVILTVISHTSMLPLITIATLTSYLLTLPITWIPSQRSREDTPDP comes from the coding sequence ATGGCCAGAGCCTCCTGCCCTTACCCTTGTTTGCTCCTGTATGCCCTAATCATTGGTCTGCTTGGTGGCTGCGTGGCCACGGCCTTTTATCTCGCTCTTAAGCTGGGGTTTGCGCTGTTGTGGGGGACTGATCCTAGCCAAGTGAGCATTGGCACGTGGGCGCACCTCTATCCTTACATGCCGCTTTTGACGGCCTTTGGTGGCTTGTTGGTGGGCTTATCGGTCAAATTCTTGGGGGCAACGGAGGGACTCGCGGATGCGATCGCAGAGTTACACCACGAGGGTCGGTTAAGTTATCGCTTTCTACCGGGTATGGCATTAGCTTCTAGCCTATCTTTGCTGTTTGGCAGTAGTGCTGGCCCTGAAAGTCCCATGATTGATATCAATGGCGGCTTGGGCAGTTGGTTCGCGGAGCGTTTGCATCTACCCCCAGAGAGCACCCGTATTCTCACCCTCTGCGGTATGGCAGCGGGCATGGGCGTGTTTTTTGAGTCCCCCCTCGGCGCCACACTGTTTGTTTTGGAAGTCCCCCATCGCCGCAGTGTGGAGTTTTATGAGGCAATCATTCCAGCCCTGATTTCTGCGGCTGCTGGGTTTACCCTTTTTCGGGTCATTACAGGCACAACCATTGGTGACATTTATCGGTTCCCTGCCTACGATACGCTGCGTCCTGAGGATATTGGCTTTGCAGTGTTGCTCGGCATCATTGGTGCGGCGGTGGGAACACTCTTTATCCTTGTAGATCGGCAGATTCAACGCTGGCTGAACCCCTATCGACAATATCCTCTTGTCTTAATTGTGGCGGTGGGTTTTCTGATTGGTTTGATTGCCCTGATGCATCCGATCACCCTGTTCTACGGTGAGCGGCAAATTGAACAAGTCATCCAAGTGGTCAACCGCTACAGCATTGGCATTCTGCTGAGCGTCGCTTTCTTTAAGCTGGTTGCCCTAAGTCTCTGTCTGCGGGGGGGCTTCCGTGGGGGGGTCGTCTTTCCCCTATTTTTTGTAGGTGCTTGTGTGGGCATGGCCGTACATGAGGCACTCCCGAATACACCCTTGAGTGTGGCCTTGGCTGGCATGATGGCGGCAATCACGGTGGTGGTGACCAAAACACCTTTGGGGCTGGCGGTGATTCTGACGGTGATTTCCCATACATCAATGCTGCCCTTGATTACGATCGCCACCTTAACCAGTTATCTATTGACCTTACCCATTACTTGGATTCCCAGCCAGCGATCGCGCGAGGACACCCCTGATCCCTGA
- a CDS encoding DUF1830 domain-containing protein, protein MPQIFDPVPSDSCDRILCCYVNATSKIQVVRITNIANWYFERVVFPGQRLVFESPRAGQLEVHSGMMASAILSDMIPCTELLVQEGRDNFFPSDPVSQQRLELLNETPAPATEKVMIP, encoded by the coding sequence ATGCCGCAAATCTTTGATCCTGTCCCTAGCGATAGTTGCGATCGCATCCTCTGCTGTTATGTCAACGCCACCAGCAAAATTCAGGTGGTGCGGATTACAAATATTGCCAACTGGTATTTCGAGCGGGTTGTTTTTCCGGGGCAGCGACTGGTATTTGAATCGCCACGGGCAGGACAACTGGAAGTTCACAGCGGCATGATGGCAAGTGCAATTCTCTCCGACATGATCCCCTGTACGGAGCTACTGGTGCAAGAGGGGAGAGATAATTTTTTTCCCAGTGATCCCGTCAGCCAGCAACGGCTAGAATTGCTCAATGAGACGCCTGCGCCAGCGACTGAAAAAGTCATGATCCCTTGA
- a CDS encoding ABC transporter permease — MRVLLANILAIYRRELQSYFSAPFYYVIAGVFWLLSGLFFLVVMTTIISQVAQQDLLQQQFGAPSQAIDVPKLILESFLGLLGSISQVILPMLSMGLYTEERKRGTLELLATSPITNWCVATGKLLAVLTFYTTLLLPVIVYQFVALQQSTPPLSPWLILAGNGGLILLAAAILSLGMFLSSLTDSTILAAILGFAVLLILWVLDVLAKNTGGNLSDILTYVSPLEHFTNLTRGIFRSSSLVVFGSYIFLGIFLTAQSIDAFRYQRN; from the coding sequence CTGCGTGTCCTCCTTGCTAACATTCTTGCCATCTATCGCCGCGAACTCCAGAGTTACTTTAGTGCCCCCTTCTACTATGTGATTGCCGGGGTGTTCTGGCTGCTCAGCGGCCTGTTTTTCCTCGTTGTGATGACGACAATTATTAGCCAAGTGGCTCAGCAGGATTTGCTGCAACAACAGTTTGGGGCGCCGAGCCAAGCCATTGACGTTCCCAAGCTCATCCTCGAAAGTTTCCTTGGACTCCTCGGCTCCATTTCCCAAGTCATTTTGCCCATGCTCTCGATGGGACTCTACACCGAAGAGCGCAAACGCGGCACCCTCGAACTTTTAGCCACTTCACCGATTACGAACTGGTGTGTGGCAACGGGTAAACTCTTGGCAGTGCTGACGTTTTATACCACGCTGTTGCTGCCTGTGATTGTCTATCAGTTTGTGGCACTCCAACAGAGTACGCCCCCCCTCTCCCCTTGGCTAATTCTTGCGGGCAATGGCGGATTGATTCTTTTAGCAGCAGCCATTCTCTCCTTGGGGATGTTTCTCTCATCCTTGACCGATAGCACGATCCTAGCGGCCATTTTGGGGTTTGCGGTGTTGCTGATTCTCTGGGTACTCGATGTCTTGGCTAAAAATACCGGCGGGAATCTCAGTGATATCCTCACCTACGTCTCACCCCTAGAGCACTTTACCAACCTGACACGGGGAATTTTCCGCAGCAGTAGTCTTGTTGTCTTTGGTAGTTATATTTTCCTCGGCATTTTCCTCACGGCACAGTCCATTGATGCCTTTCGTTACCAGCGCAATTAG
- a CDS encoding RibD family protein, with the protein MSQLQPISRPYTIAVLASSLDGRLARADALGQRIASAYDFQHLEQQVAQVDAVLFGATTLRLGGTAMRLQSPHLIAEREHQGQSPQPLQIVCSASGEFDLNLPFFRQPIHRALLTTEKGASRWQGSTAFDHCWSAGVAEIDWPQAFRHIQGAGVQTLAVLGGGQLFASLLQMAAIDELWLTLCPLLLGSVAPSLYPEEIAFSGRLMLLNVLPVGNEVYLHYRLNYA; encoded by the coding sequence TTGAGCCAGCTCCAGCCGATTTCTCGCCCCTACACAATTGCAGTTTTGGCCAGTAGTTTAGATGGCCGCCTTGCTCGCGCCGATGCTTTGGGTCAGCGCATTGCCTCGGCCTATGACTTTCAGCACCTTGAACAGCAGGTGGCACAGGTGGATGCCGTACTCTTTGGGGCGACAACATTGCGTTTGGGGGGGACAGCGATGCGCCTTCAGTCTCCCCATCTGATTGCTGAGCGTGAGCACCAAGGGCAATCGCCCCAACCGCTGCAAATTGTCTGCTCCGCTAGTGGTGAATTCGATCTCAATCTCCCTTTCTTTCGCCAGCCGATTCACCGTGCCTTACTGACCACCGAGAAAGGCGCCAGCCGCTGGCAAGGATCCACTGCCTTTGATCACTGTTGGTCTGCTGGGGTGGCGGAGATTGACTGGCCGCAGGCGTTTAGGCACATTCAAGGGGCTGGTGTGCAAACCTTGGCCGTGTTGGGAGGAGGACAGCTTTTCGCCTCCCTGTTGCAGATGGCTGCCATTGACGAGTTGTGGTTGACCCTCTGCCCCCTCCTCCTAGGGTCGGTAGCGCCTAGCCTCTATCCAGAGGAGATTGCCTTCTCAGGGAGGTTGATGCTCCTGAATGTCTTGCCCGTGGGCAATGAGGTTTATCTCCACTACCGCCTTAATTATGCTTGA
- the hemW gene encoding radical SAM family heme chaperone HemW produces MTRAAYIHLPFCRRRCFYCDFPITVVGDSPTLAESLIQEYVAALCQEIAHTPAERLPLQTIFFGGGTPSLIPPQYIGQLLEALDRQIGIARGAEISMEMDPGTFDLKQLQGYLKVGVNRVSLGVQAFDDELLQVCGRSHDVADVEQAVAMLHRAGVANWSMDLISGLPQQSLADWQFSLERAIALNPAHLSIYDLIIEPKTVFSKRYQPETDSLPTQEQAAAAYCLTHKRLTAAGYEHYEISNYARPGFACRHNQVYWRNQPYYGFGMGATSYLGHRRLSRPRTRREYYQWLQSLPESLNQVSPDALWDRWLETLMLGLRLRDGLSLAALADEFPQSWVEALQAAAANMSPEMLSLTGDRLHLTQPEGFLMANTVIVTLWEAMERSVFHQQQGQPLPIH; encoded by the coding sequence ATGACTAGAGCCGCATACATTCATCTACCCTTTTGTCGGCGCCGCTGCTTCTACTGTGACTTTCCGATTACGGTAGTGGGGGATTCTCCGACACTGGCAGAATCACTTATCCAAGAGTATGTGGCTGCACTCTGTCAAGAAATTGCCCATACCCCTGCTGAGCGGCTACCGCTCCAAACGATTTTTTTTGGGGGGGGAACACCGTCTCTAATCCCGCCGCAATACATTGGCCAACTGCTGGAAGCCCTCGATCGCCAAATAGGTATTGCCCGAGGGGCAGAAATTTCTATGGAAATGGATCCGGGAACCTTTGACTTAAAACAATTGCAGGGCTATCTCAAAGTAGGGGTGAATCGCGTCAGCTTGGGTGTACAGGCCTTTGACGATGAGCTATTGCAAGTGTGTGGCCGTAGTCACGATGTAGCCGATGTTGAGCAGGCAGTTGCGATGCTTCATAGGGCGGGGGTAGCAAACTGGAGCATGGATCTCATTTCAGGCTTGCCGCAACAATCCTTAGCAGATTGGCAGTTCTCCCTCGAGCGAGCGATCGCCCTCAACCCTGCCCATCTATCCATCTACGACCTGATCATTGAACCCAAAACCGTCTTTAGCAAACGCTATCAACCCGAAACAGACTCCCTACCCACTCAAGAGCAAGCCGCTGCCGCCTACTGCCTTACCCACAAGAGGCTAACAGCAGCAGGGTATGAGCACTATGAAATTTCCAATTATGCCCGACCGGGGTTTGCCTGTCGTCACAATCAAGTCTATTGGCGCAATCAACCCTACTATGGCTTTGGCATGGGCGCCACCAGTTATCTCGGGCATCGTCGCCTCAGCCGTCCGCGTACCCGCCGGGAATACTATCAATGGCTGCAAAGTTTACCCGAGAGCCTCAATCAAGTCAGTCCAGATGCCCTGTGGGATCGCTGGTTGGAAACCCTGATGCTGGGCTTGCGCCTCAGGGATGGCCTCTCTTTAGCTGCTCTAGCGGATGAATTTCCTCAGTCGTGGGTTGAAGCCCTACAAGCAGCAGCGGCAAACATGTCTCCAGAGATGCTTTCTTTGACGGGCGATCGCCTGCACTTGACCCAGCCAGAAGGATTTCTGATGGCCAATACCGTCATTGTCACTCTTTGGGAGGCGATGGAGAGATCGGTTTTCCACCAACAGCAAGGGCAACCCCTACCGATACACTAG
- the psbA gene encoding photosystem II q(b) protein, whose protein sequence is MTTVLQRREQLNLWEQFCSWVTSTNNRLYVGWFGVLMIPTLLAATICFVIAFIAAPPVDIDGIREPVAGSLLYGNNIITGAVVPSSNAIGLHFYPIWEAASLDEWLYNGGPYQLIIFHFLIGVFCYMGREWELSYRLGMRPWICVAYSAPVAAATAVFLIYPIGQGSFSDGMPLGISGTFNFMLVFQAEHNILMHPFHQLGVAGVFGGALFSAMHGSLVTSSLIRETTETESQNYGYKFGQEEETYNIVAAHGYFGRLIFQYASFNNSRALHFFLAAWPVIGIWFTALGISTMAFNLNGFNFNHSVVDAQGNVINTWADIINRANLGMEVMHERNAHNFPLDLASAESAPVAMIAPSING, encoded by the coding sequence ATGACGACTGTTTTACAACGTCGCGAGCAACTGAACCTGTGGGAGCAATTTTGTAGCTGGGTTACCAGCACCAACAACCGCCTCTATGTGGGCTGGTTCGGTGTGTTGATGATCCCCACTCTGCTCGCTGCTACCATCTGCTTCGTGATTGCTTTCATCGCTGCTCCCCCTGTGGACATCGATGGCATCCGTGAGCCTGTCGCTGGCTCCTTGCTCTATGGCAACAACATCATCACGGGTGCGGTTGTCCCCTCCAGCAACGCCATTGGCTTGCACTTCTACCCCATTTGGGAAGCTGCTTCCCTTGATGAGTGGCTCTACAACGGTGGCCCTTACCAACTGATCATCTTCCACTTCTTGATCGGTGTCTTCTGCTACATGGGTCGTGAGTGGGAACTCAGCTACCGCCTCGGTATGCGCCCTTGGATCTGCGTGGCCTACTCCGCTCCTGTGGCTGCCGCTACCGCTGTGTTCTTGATCTACCCCATTGGTCAAGGCAGCTTCTCTGACGGGATGCCCCTCGGTATCTCTGGTACCTTCAACTTCATGCTTGTGTTCCAAGCGGAGCACAACATCCTGATGCACCCCTTCCACCAACTGGGTGTGGCTGGTGTCTTTGGTGGTGCCCTGTTCTCCGCTATGCACGGTTCGCTGGTGACCTCCAGCCTGATCCGTGAAACCACCGAAACCGAGTCTCAAAACTACGGTTACAAATTCGGTCAAGAGGAAGAAACCTACAACATCGTGGCTGCCCACGGTTACTTTGGTCGCTTGATTTTCCAATACGCCAGCTTCAACAACAGCCGTGCGCTGCACTTCTTCCTCGCCGCTTGGCCGGTGATCGGTATTTGGTTCACCGCTCTGGGTATCAGCACGATGGCCTTCAACCTCAACGGTTTCAACTTCAACCACTCCGTTGTGGATGCACAAGGCAACGTGATTAACACCTGGGCTGACATCATCAACCGTGCCAACTTGGGTATGGAAGTGATGCACGAGCGCAATGCTCACAACTTCCCCCTCGACTTGGCCAGCGCTGAGTCTGCTCCTGTGGCCATGATTGCTCCTAGCATCAACGGCTAA
- a CDS encoding aminodeoxychorismate/anthranilate synthase component II yields the protein MLIVIDNYDSFTYNLVQYLGELAQEFPVAADLRVFRNDKITLDEIAALAPAGIVISPGPGRPADAGISEALIRTYAGTLPILGVCLGHQAIGEVFGGTVTLAPTLMHGKTSEIYHSGVGVFQNLPQPFTATRYHSLVIDRDSCPDVLEITAWTEDGLIMGVRHRQYPTLEGVQFHPESILTTCGKDLLRNFLRRLSSPSL from the coding sequence TTGCTTATCGTTATTGATAACTACGACAGCTTCACCTACAACCTTGTCCAGTACCTAGGAGAGCTAGCGCAGGAGTTCCCAGTTGCTGCGGATCTGCGGGTCTTTCGCAACGACAAGATCACCCTCGATGAGATCGCTGCCCTCGCCCCTGCGGGTATTGTGATTTCTCCTGGTCCGGGTCGCCCTGCGGACGCTGGAATTTCCGAAGCCCTGATCCGCACCTATGCTGGCACACTACCCATCTTGGGGGTTTGCTTGGGACATCAAGCGATTGGTGAAGTTTTCGGCGGCACGGTGACGCTCGCACCAACCCTCATGCACGGCAAAACGTCAGAAATTTACCACAGTGGTGTGGGGGTGTTCCAAAATTTGCCCCAACCCTTTACCGCAACCCGCTACCACAGCCTTGTTATTGATCGTGACAGTTGCCCTGATGTATTGGAAATTACGGCTTGGACAGAGGATGGCCTGATTATGGGGGTGCGCCACCGCCAATATCCGACGCTGGAAGGGGTGCAATTCCATCCGGAGAGCATTCTCACCACCTGCGGCAAAGACCTGCTACGGAACTTTTTGCGACGGCTGTCCAGTCCATCGTTGTGA
- a CDS encoding MBL fold metallo-hydrolase, producing the protein MERRQFLRLAQVGAIASLSGHWAAHAQGGGLSLQWFGHTCFLFTGSGQRVLVNPFRPIGCTKGLRPPRVTADIVMISSRLLDEGYIEGLPGRPKLLFQPGSYKVNGLSIQGIRTSHDRVGGFRFGVNVVWRWQQGGINLLHMGGIAMPITIEQRILMGRPDVMIVPVGGSDKAYRAEEAKAAVEVLQPRLVIPSHYRTAAADPNNCDLTGLEDFLKVMEGTPVRRSGGASLSLSAANLPQNTTIQVLSI; encoded by the coding sequence ATGGAACGGCGGCAGTTCTTGCGTTTGGCTCAAGTTGGGGCGATCGCCAGCCTGAGTGGACACTGGGCAGCCCATGCCCAAGGGGGGGGTCTCTCTCTGCAATGGTTTGGCCACACCTGCTTTCTCTTCACCGGCAGTGGTCAGCGGGTACTGGTGAATCCCTTCCGTCCCATTGGTTGCACCAAAGGATTGCGGCCTCCCCGTGTCACTGCGGATATTGTCATGATCAGTAGTCGCCTCCTAGACGAGGGCTACATCGAAGGCTTACCCGGTCGGCCTAAACTGCTTTTTCAACCCGGTTCCTATAAAGTCAATGGTTTGAGTATTCAGGGCATCCGCACCAGTCATGATCGCGTCGGTGGCTTTCGCTTTGGCGTCAACGTGGTTTGGCGCTGGCAGCAGGGGGGCATCAATCTCCTGCACATGGGCGGCATTGCCATGCCAATCACGATTGAACAACGCATTCTCATGGGACGGCCTGATGTGATGATTGTGCCAGTGGGAGGAAGTGACAAAGCCTATAGGGCTGAGGAGGCCAAGGCAGCCGTTGAAGTTTTGCAACCCCGTTTGGTCATTCCTTCCCACTATCGGACGGCAGCGGCTGACCCCAATAATTGTGATCTGACAGGGCTAGAGGACTTTTTGAAAGTTATGGAGGGAACCCCGGTTCGCCGCAGTGGGGGTGCCTCCCTCAGTCTATCGGCAGCCAATCTGCCCCAAAATACCACTATCCAAGTCCTCAGTATTTGA
- a CDS encoding Gldg family protein produces MKRFALGSPERLTTVLLWAAPLLIIAGLSAGIVTNRWNWLPLSLLALGGIALLLWLIQQSRVSTGFWGRRSTQTSTNAILTVIAVIALLGIVNFLADRYRVEIDLTENRAFTLAAETRDVLQTLEQPVRVLVFDANAASRDRLLLEQYRRQANNQFSFEFIDPQEQPALAKKYNVTQVGQVIVVAGEKTQRIDEDLSESNLTPALIRVTSDRTIRAYFTTGHNELPLTGGSASLSEVAKLLEQRDVELLPLNLLEKGKIPEDANVIVVAGPRQPFLRLEQDLLKAYLNRGGSLLLMLDVDVNAGLDDLLKNWGLTLDNRWVIDGSGVGQQVGLGPDTIIVTTYGNHPITQRFAQGPSVFPRAQAIRIDPVKDDDIVEIALSGPQTWAETDWQSGNLEFTEGVDTKGPLPIGVAITRQLSDNPPKEARLVVFGDSEFATDGVIAYQGINSDLFVNSVLWLGDRDQKALSIRPRETTNRRLQLNVTTSRWLEIISVFLLPLVGFGSAVFVWWRHR; encoded by the coding sequence ATGAAACGCTTTGCCCTAGGCTCACCTGAACGATTGACCACGGTATTGCTGTGGGCGGCGCCACTTTTGATCATTGCTGGCTTGAGTGCTGGCATCGTCACCAATCGCTGGAATTGGTTACCCTTGAGCCTTTTAGCTTTGGGGGGGATTGCCCTACTGCTGTGGCTGATCCAGCAAAGTCGTGTCTCCACAGGGTTTTGGGGGCGGCGTTCTACCCAAACCAGTACGAATGCCATCCTGACTGTGATTGCGGTGATTGCTCTATTGGGCATCGTCAATTTTTTGGCCGATCGCTACAGGGTTGAAATCGATCTCACCGAAAACCGTGCCTTTACCTTAGCAGCGGAAACCCGTGATGTTCTGCAAACTCTGGAGCAGCCGGTGCGGGTATTGGTGTTTGATGCCAATGCCGCCAGTCGCGATCGCCTGCTGTTGGAACAGTACCGCCGTCAGGCCAACAACCAATTTTCCTTCGAGTTCATTGACCCCCAAGAGCAACCCGCCCTTGCTAAAAAGTACAACGTGACGCAAGTGGGGCAAGTAATTGTTGTGGCGGGCGAGAAAACGCAGCGCATTGATGAAGACCTTTCCGAAAGTAACCTCACCCCTGCCCTGATTCGGGTGACGAGCGATCGCACGATCCGTGCCTATTTCACCACGGGGCACAATGAACTTCCCCTCACAGGTGGCTCCGCCAGTCTCAGTGAAGTGGCTAAACTTCTTGAGCAGCGAGATGTGGAACTCCTGCCCCTGAATTTGCTGGAGAAGGGCAAAATTCCCGAAGATGCCAATGTCATTGTGGTCGCTGGACCGCGGCAACCCTTTTTGCGTCTGGAGCAGGATCTGCTCAAGGCGTACCTGAATCGGGGTGGTAGCCTGTTGCTAATGCTCGATGTTGATGTCAACGCCGGTCTGGATGATTTACTGAAAAACTGGGGACTCACCCTCGATAATCGCTGGGTGATTGACGGCTCTGGTGTGGGTCAACAGGTGGGACTCGGTCCCGATACGATTATTGTCACCACCTATGGCAATCACCCGATTACTCAACGCTTTGCCCAAGGTCCGAGTGTCTTTCCCCGCGCGCAAGCCATTCGCATTGATCCTGTGAAGGATGATGACATTGTGGAAATTGCCCTCTCGGGCCCGCAAACTTGGGCGGAAACCGACTGGCAGTCGGGCAACCTTGAATTCACTGAAGGTGTAGATACCAAAGGGCCGCTGCCGATTGGTGTAGCGATTACCCGTCAGTTGAGTGATAACCCACCGAAGGAAGCCCGCTTGGTGGTCTTTGGGGATTCGGAGTTTGCCACCGATGGCGTGATTGCCTACCAAGGGATTAATAGTGATCTCTTTGTCAATTCCGTGCTCTGGTTGGGCGATCGCGACCAAAAGGCACTCTCCATTCGTCCGCGTGAAACCACCAATCGCCGCCTGCAACTCAATGTCACCACCAGTCGTTGGCTAGAGATTATCAGTGTCTTTCTGCTGCCCCTTGTCGGGTTTGGCTCAGCCGTTTTTGTCTGGTGGCGGCACCGCTAA